In the genome of Methanococcus voltae, the window AGGTAGGTATTTAAAATTGTTACGTTCATAAGTAAGCAAATTTGTGGCAGTTATCAAATCGTTATCTGATTTTAAATCATTCAATTCTTTAATACCTTTTAATTCATTTGCATACCTAGGTTGCAGATATGAATAGAGATAGTCGTATTCCTCGTATTTTTCATTTGTATTGTAATCTAAATAGGTTCCATAAGGCGTTATTTCACTATTTACTATCTTATTATTGAACGTATTCATGTCAGTAGGCATTATGTTATTATCTAAAGAATTAATTGCATATTGGGATACCATTACTAAAATTAATAGGATACCCCCAAAAAATAAAATTTGATTGAAATTAGGTAATTTTGAAAGTTTAAATTTATTATCCGATTTATTATTTAAATCCTGATTATCGTTTTTGGTATTTTTGGTATTAAAAAAGTATTTTTCAATAATTAATGGATTTTTTGAAGATTTTGAAGATTTTGAAGAATTTCTGGTTTTATTATTCGTTTTTTTAATTTTACTTTGTTTTTTATATTTGATATCTAAATTATTTTCATTATCTTTATTACGATTATTCTCTGTAGTATGCCCATTATCCGCACTAGTTTCATCTTTTGTACTTAAAATAGCTACATTTTGGTAACTTAATTCTTCATCATTATAAGTTCTAATAAGATTGTTTTTTAAACCATTGTTAATTTTTTCCTGCTCAAAATTTATTTTTTCAGCTAATCTCTTATAATATGGAACATCGATATAGACCAAATAATCTTTATTACCTAGCAATTTATCAATATTTTTTAAGGTATTCTCATAATCTTTAAAATAAATTCCATATTTAATATCTTTTTGTAAATATTCAACGTCCTTAAGAAGAAAACTTTTATTTTCGTGTTCCAATTTCTTAATAGATATATCTTCAATTAATTTAGCGTGTTCTTCAGATTTAGTAATTTTAAATAGTTTTTTTGCATATTGAAGAGCTAAACCATATTTGTGAGTTTTTAATGAATTTTGCATTCTCTGAGAATAAACTTCACCTTCATAAAAATTTTTAAATTCTGGTAAATTATCTTCAAATTCTGAAATGTAGTAATCAAGATATTCATTTAAATCAACGAAATTATCATAGTCCTTCCGGTTGTTTAGGTATAACTTCCCTATGCAAACATCGCACTCTTCACATTCAGTATCGCCTATATTGGAACCCTGTTTCAAATTTTCCCCAATATAGGTTATATTTATTACTTCTTCAATCCTTTTACGACAAAGTCCGTAATTTTTAGTAGCATATGCAATAACCGCAAAATATATATGCACCAAAATGTCATTTGGGCACATTTCCGATATTTTGGTCAATACAGAGACAGCTTCGTCATAATTTTCAAATTTTATTAATAGTTTAGCTTTCTCTTTTAACATGCAAATATTATCGGGGTCCTCTTTGAGCATCATATCGATATTTTCTAAATTATTTAGATTATTTAGATTATTTAGATTATTTAGATTATTCGGATTATTTAGATTATTTACACTATCTGAACTATTTACGTTTTTTTTCGCTTTTAATTTATTTTTAAGCCTTATGAAATCTTCACTGGGTATTTTCGATATATTAGGTATAGTAGGTACATATTGTCGATTACTCTGATTTACAGGTCTAATAATATCACCCCCACTTAATTAATTATCTATACATTGAAATATATATAATTACAGATGATTAGGATTAAATAAAGATATATTATTGAGAATATTAAAAAAAATGCATAAATTATTAATGTATTACAAATTAACTGATATATATTTCCTTTTAAAGCAAATGTAAGTATGTAACATTACCAATTTGGTATTAAATAAATACTATTGTGTTGATTAACCTACAATTATTTAAAAATACTTTAATTATATATACCTTAAAAAAAATAACATTAATTAGAATAGTATCTATCACATAAATATATCTATTCATCAATTTAGCTATTTTCAAAAACCGATATTATATAGACGTACTGGTAATTATCAACTATTAAATTACAGAATATATAATATTCGAGATATTTCTCGCATAAAATTGTAAAGTATAAATTGTAAATTCCATATGCGTAAAATTTTAAAATCATAAATTAAACGAGGGGGTAATTTATGAAAAAATGTCTAATAAATGTTGTGATTTTTGCAATGATTTTTTCATTGATACCACTTGCTACGGCCACGGATTATGAGTTGGTTGCAGGTAATGGAATGTATGATGCAGGTACTGTCACAGTATCAAATGACAATACTTGGGTATATGTTACAATAGCCACTAGCCCAGGCTGGTGTCTAAATGAAAGTCACGTTCAGATAGTGGGTGTAGAACCTACTTTACCAAGTGATATGTATGAAAAACAGAAAGATGTTCCTGACGATGGTTGGTATCCATACATAACATTCACAGGAAATCCAATACCTGGACAATTCGAATACCATAACTATCAGGAAGGAGTTAAAATTCACTACTACCAGATACCTATTTCAGAAATTCCTGACTACAATAGTAGTGAGCCTGTAACGGTTGCAGTTCACGCCGTAGTTTGTGAATGTGCACTTGACTACGAGTGTGTAACAGTTTACAACTCATGGGTAGTTGATTACGAAGACTACAAACCAGGTGAAAAGGGAAGTAACCCGGTAAGTAGATATAATCCAGATTTCTGCTTAGGAGAAAGGGATTCTGATGGTGGATTAGATAAGTTTACTAGTTTAGGGCGTGGGGGCTCTATTGTAATAGAATTTAATAACACAATTTGTGATGGTCCAGGACCTGATTTAGAATTTTACGAAATCACAAATGGACACAACCCAAGTTGGGAAGAAAGAGTTAGATTAGAATTATACTATGACGGAGAATGGCATAACTCAACAAGTTTCGTAAATAACGAAGGTGACGCAATAGGTAGTCGTACATTCAGAAATAGCGTAGAATTAAACTTACCTTACGGCCAATGTGCTGAAAAAGTAAAAGTAATCGACCAATCCACAGGAAGTAGTGGAAGTTACTTATTCGATTACGATATTGATGCAGTAAGAGCTAATTACGAATGTCAACCAATATATGGTGACCCACATCATTGCGAAACCGGATGGGGAGACGGTCAACAGTTCTACGGTAGAAACTGGGCAATGTTCTTTAACTACACTATTGAACCACTAGGACCTTAAATTAAACTAAAAAAATAAAATTAAAAAATAAGGTTAAAAAAAATAAATAAATAAATAAATAAAAATAAAACTTTTTTCTATTTTTTCAATTTTACTGCAGTACCGTAACATAAGAGTTCTGAAACTCCTTGCATAACTTGTGATGTTTCAAATCTCATGCAAACGACAGCGTCTGCACCCATTCTTTCAGCATCTTCAATCATTCTGTCCATTGCTTGTTCACGAGAGCCTGCTATCATTTCAGTGTATTCTGGTATTTCTCCACCAACGATATTCCTAAATCCTGCCATTATGTCCTTGCCTATGTTTTTAGCTCTTGCAGTATTTCCTTTTGCAATTCCTAATGTTTTTTCAATTTCGTGGTCTACAAATTTATTCTGTGTTGTTATTAACATAATTCACCTGAATAGTACTTTTAATATTTAAATAATTATTTTATTATTTTTTATTTATTATTTTATTATTTTATTATATCATAAATATGATTTTTTAGTTATTTATTTTCTAATTTTATCGTATTTAGAATCATCTTTATTCTTGTACCTATCCCAAATGACTTTTCCCAATAGTATAATTGCAATAAAAATTGCAAATACGTAAAAGCCTATGATTATATTTGTAAACTCATCACCGGTCATATTATCACTATTTCTTTTTACATGCCTAGTATTATCTATGTTTTAAAGCATATAAATATCTACGTATATTATATGGGTATAATATGAAAAATATGGATTAATCGTTAGTTTTAAGGTAATTTCTTGCAAAACAACCTTTTGATTTAAATTTAGGAAGTTTAAATTCATCAGAATTCAAATCATTTATATCGTTTATATTCCCAATGTACATATTTTTAATTCCTTCAAGGGTAGGGCAAGAATAAATATCCCCACATTCATTTACATACAGTAAATCGCCAGAATTTAAATAACAATAATTTTCAAAATCATTGCCCGTTTTATTCATTTTATATTTCTTTTTTCGATTTAGATTTTTTATAGAAATTGGATACTTTTTAGCATCCAATTTATCTATTAATTTAATAAAATCATTATAATCAGGTTCGAAAACGTCATTATCTTCAAATTTATCTTTATTCTTTAACTTCAAAAAATCAAAACTTATACTATGGACGCCCATACTTATTAAATAAATTATTAATTCTTCAATTACCGCTTCATCTAAATTATTTGATGTAATTACTGAAGTAACCCCAAAATGTATGCCATTAGCTTTAAATACTGCCATATTCTTTAAAACATCTATTTTGCAGGGCTTATTATCTGCATATACTCTAAATTCATTATTTAAATCGTCTAAACTAATACCTAAACCGATTTTATTAGTGTTTATGAATTCTATTATTTCAGAATTGATAATAGTGCCGTTGCTTTGAATTGCAAAGTTTATTTTGTACTTATAATTTTCATTAGTTGAATTATATTTGGAATTACAATAATTAACAACTTCTTTAATTAGTTCAAAATTTAAAAGAGGCTCGCCTCCGGTAAATTGTATTTTTAAATCTTTATCGATATCCAACAAATAATCTATTGCTTTTTTAGCAGTTTCAAAATTCATATTACATGCACTATTCAAATCACCCGTTTCGCAGTCCTCATTTGATAAATTCGATAAATTTGCGTAACAGTATTTACAACGTAAATTACAATTTTTGGTTACTTTTAAGATTAAATATTTCATAATTTTCCTTCAATTTTCCTTCAATGTTTTAATATCGTGTTTTATTATTTTAATTATACAATTATATTTATAAATTAAAATTAAGCTAAAATTACATATTCTCTTCTAAATCCCCATCGATTTCCAAATATCTTTGTCTCAATTTTTCAAGGGTTTCTTCGGAAGCATTCCACATGTTTCGTGCATCTGCCTCAAATAAACGTTCAATGATATTTAACTCAGCATATGGGTTGTTCTCTTCGAAAAACTCTTGCATTTCCTTATCAAAGACGTAAGTTTTAGCAATAGTTTCATACATCCAATCATCTGCAATATTAGACGTAGCATCCCATGCAAATGTATTATCTATCATTTTAGACATATCCCCAGCTCCTTTATAACCATGTCTCTTCATTCCTTTAATCCATT includes:
- a CDS encoding YbjQ family protein; the protein is MLITTQNKFVDHEIEKTLGIAKGNTARAKNIGKDIMAGFRNIVGGEIPEYTEMIAGSREQAMDRMIEDAERMGADAVVCMRFETSQVMQGVSELLCYGTAVKLKK
- a CDS encoding radical SAM protein → MKYLILKVTKNCNLRCKYCYANLSNLSNEDCETGDLNSACNMNFETAKKAIDYLLDIDKDLKIQFTGGEPLLNFELIKEVVNYCNSKYNSTNENYKYKINFAIQSNGTIINSEIIEFINTNKIGLGISLDDLNNEFRVYADNKPCKIDVLKNMAVFKANGIHFGVTSVITSNNLDEAVIEELIIYLISMGVHSISFDFLKLKNKDKFEDNDVFEPDYNDFIKLIDKLDAKKYPISIKNLNRKKKYKMNKTGNDFENYCYLNSGDLLYVNECGDIYSCPTLEGIKNMYIGNINDINDLNSDEFKLPKFKSKGCFARNYLKTND
- a CDS encoding transglutaminase-like domain-containing protein — protein: MMLKEDPDNICMLKEKAKLLIKFENYDEAVSVLTKISEMCPNDILVHIYFAVIAYATKNYGLCRKRIEEVINITYIGENLKQGSNIGDTECEECDVCIGKLYLNNRKDYDNFVDLNEYLDYYISEFEDNLPEFKNFYEGEVYSQRMQNSLKTHKYGLALQYAKKLFKITKSEEHAKLIEDISIKKLEHENKSFLLKDVEYLQKDIKYGIYFKDYENTLKNIDKLLGNKDYLVYIDVPYYKRLAEKINFEQEKINNGLKNNLIRTYNDEELSYQNVAILSTKDETSADNGHTTENNRNKDNENNLDIKYKKQSKIKKTNNKTRNSSKSSKSSKNPLIIEKYFFNTKNTKNDNQDLNNKSDNKFKLSKLPNFNQILFFGGILLILVMVSQYAINSLDNNIMPTDMNTFNNKIVNSEITPYGTYLDYNTNEKYEEYDYLYSYLQPRYANELKGIKELNDLKSDNDLITATNLLTYERNNFKYLPALNNSDYAPKTPLEFYRAREGNHLDYTIFNSAYLFSNGIPTYILILKQKDGSKSSFAVIEYNNTYYTIDTNSSLTNFENYIDNSQKIEYIEIYHVIPEEESTKLLELYAVEEMLANEYIPSGIENVATFNLINDLKQKNIKVDENLPNYEYNLTKMELANYSKVESKKYYFGDICLELRCSYVVYVENEILNYPNYKTVYTVFEKNSDENKYKYPYVLKIYFGY